Proteins from a genomic interval of Schistocerca piceifrons isolate TAMUIC-IGC-003096 chromosome 3, iqSchPice1.1, whole genome shotgun sequence:
- the LOC124789027 gene encoding uncharacterized protein C21orf140 homolog, with protein sequence MRKTKLFDLIKQHKPEDKVFEINKILEAHGHTVLRLPPYNCDLNPIEMAWAKLKNFVRGRNILGDICMTKLLQLVKEGFETISQDDWSAYCLHVEKLEREYWVKDGVMEDIIDAIVINLET encoded by the exons atgagaaaaacaaaattatttgatttaattaaacaacataagccggaagacaaagtatttgaaattaataaaatacttgaagcccatggacacactgtgctgcgacttccaccatacaactgtgacttaaatccaattgaaatggcgtgggcaaAGCTCAAGAATTTCGTCAGAGGAAGAAATATTCTTGGAGATATTTGCATGACGAAGttgctgcagttggtgaaagaag GTTTTGAAACGATAAGTCAAGATGACTGGAGTGCATACTGCCTCCATGTGGAGAAACTTGAAAGAGAATATTGGGTTAAGGATGGGGTTATGGAAGACATAATAGACGCTatagttattaatttagaaa cctga